One Candidatus Zixiibacteriota bacterium DNA window includes the following coding sequences:
- a CDS encoding tetratricopeptide repeat protein, with the protein MTRFLLIVLSILSLLFITCSKSGEPGKVDYSKGETALKAGKPAEALKKFSQIDSLNPKSPLGSLGKAEYYLKEGLYIEGIHALDGILTAHRDNWPAWELLIRSAIRLGRDQLAVAYAEQLAKERGENDSTVLLLTQALVSAGELKKAGELLGRTGSGKGNLLLDIVSAEYYLHTGDSVRSLAAFDRALEKGLETPSELIAAGDFQGLRGLADSAAFMYRKALENDPGNYYLKADVAEALIKIGFLNDADKILKEMAPGAAGTHRYYSILARFYDRQGKIWKARQAYEEAVPTFPKSMTVLVNYALIRARSYDMRTAEMYLSTAQVLAESDSLSPIEIEQFVIDYLKEIIDRGIIVPALTLGQSIAASNPGDFRANYVSAGVTLKFSKPEEGPQALANLNASSKESSKWIADVGHVYLRVDSLARARELFMAALAEDRINKRAVLGMLTLLGKENKSAEAIAFLDQLPEAVNLSLEVAAEKIALYRKVGELNKAVVLADRLIQNGHRDIDRYRLAMNVAQEMNDSQKSAGISQLCLENNPDDPRAYSLAGDSYLRASDFKKAGEVIRKAIALDTMSIDGYMLLARMDTLQGQFDSAIAVCKKATQIDQYAPEAFNAVAWLTLRQGGDPLIAIDQAGTAITYDPANAAYHFTLGWAYYKQGRYDIAGSGFERALQLAPDNPFYNYHAGINYIKDKKPAKAKTCLRKALANGLSGQLKSDAEAALGRL; encoded by the coding sequence TTCAGCCAGATTGACTCGCTCAATCCAAAATCCCCTCTCGGCTCGCTGGGGAAAGCCGAGTATTATCTGAAAGAGGGACTATATATAGAGGGAATCCACGCTCTCGATGGGATTCTGACGGCGCACCGGGATAACTGGCCGGCCTGGGAACTGCTGATTCGGTCAGCGATTAGATTGGGCAGAGACCAGCTGGCAGTGGCGTATGCCGAACAATTGGCCAAAGAAAGGGGCGAAAATGACTCAACGGTTCTTCTCCTGACCCAGGCTCTCGTATCCGCGGGGGAACTGAAGAAAGCCGGGGAGTTACTGGGAAGGACAGGTTCGGGCAAGGGGAATCTCCTCCTCGATATTGTTTCGGCCGAATACTATCTTCATACAGGGGATTCGGTCAGGAGTCTGGCGGCTTTCGACCGTGCCCTGGAAAAGGGTTTGGAAACGCCCTCTGAGTTGATTGCAGCCGGTGACTTTCAGGGGCTTCGGGGATTGGCCGATTCCGCCGCCTTCATGTATCGGAAAGCGTTGGAGAATGACCCTGGTAATTACTATCTGAAAGCCGATGTTGCCGAGGCTCTGATTAAGATTGGCTTCTTGAACGACGCCGACAAAATTCTCAAGGAAATGGCCCCCGGTGCGGCAGGAACGCATCGATATTACTCCATTCTGGCTCGTTTTTATGATCGGCAGGGCAAGATATGGAAAGCACGTCAGGCTTATGAAGAAGCTGTTCCAACCTTTCCCAAATCGATGACGGTATTGGTCAATTATGCGTTGATTCGCGCCCGCTCCTATGATATGAGAACAGCCGAGATGTATCTATCCACGGCTCAGGTTCTGGCCGAATCCGACAGCCTGTCCCCGATAGAGATCGAACAGTTTGTGATTGATTATCTAAAAGAAATTATTGATCGGGGAATAATAGTCCCGGCGTTAACCCTGGGGCAGTCTATTGCGGCCTCGAACCCCGGCGATTTCAGGGCGAATTATGTCAGCGCCGGAGTAACGCTGAAATTCAGTAAACCCGAGGAAGGTCCGCAGGCGCTGGCCAACCTGAATGCAAGCAGTAAAGAGAGCTCCAAATGGATAGCCGATGTCGGTCATGTTTATCTGAGAGTTGATTCCCTGGCGCGCGCCCGAGAGCTTTTCATGGCAGCGCTTGCTGAAGATAGAATAAACAAACGGGCGGTTCTCGGGATGCTAACACTGTTGGGCAAGGAAAACAAATCGGCGGAAGCAATTGCATTTCTTGACCAATTGCCCGAGGCGGTCAATTTGAGTCTCGAGGTCGCCGCCGAAAAGATTGCCCTGTACCGCAAGGTGGGCGAGTTGAACAAGGCGGTCGTCTTAGCGGACCGGCTGATTCAAAACGGCCACCGGGATATTGACCGCTATCGGTTGGCCATGAATGTAGCGCAGGAGATGAATGATTCACAGAAGAGCGCCGGAATTTCGCAGCTTTGTCTCGAGAATAACCCTGATGATCCGAGGGCGTATTCACTGGCGGGGGATTCCTATCTCCGGGCCTCCGATTTCAAGAAGGCGGGAGAGGTGATTCGCAAAGCGATTGCGCTCGACACCATGTCGATCGACGGTTATATGCTTCTGGCCCGGATGGACACTCTGCAGGGGCAATTCGATTCCGCCATCGCCGTTTGCAAAAAAGCCACGCAGATCGACCAATATGCCCCCGAGGCTTTCAATGCTGTCGCCTGGCTGACTCTCCGCCAGGGCGGAGATCCTCTGATTGCCATCGACCAGGCCGGAACGGCTATAACTTATGATCCGGCGAATGCGGCCTATCATTTTACTCTCGGCTGGGCATACTATAAACAGGGGAGATATGATATCGCCGGTTCCGGTTTTGAGAGAGCTCTTCAATTAGCCCCAGACAATCCCTTTTATAATTACCATGCGGGAATCAACTATATCAAGGATAAGAAACCGGCTAAGGCCAAAACCTGTCTTCGGAAAGCGCTGGCAAACGGCCTGAGCGGGCAGTTGAAAAGCGATGCCGAGGCTGCTTTAG